Below is a genomic region from candidate division WOR-3 bacterium.
GAATATCCCCTACAATTCCCAGGAGGCATTGAATTTCGCCGAAGAACTTATGAGCTTTATTCAGAATGCAGCACGGGAAGCATCCACCGTACTTGGAGAGAAAAGGGGTTCTTTCCCTAATATCGACAAATCTGTTTTTAAAAACAAGGGACCCATGAGAAATGCTACAGTGACTTCAATCGCACCTACCGGTTCGATCAGCACCATTGCAGACGTTTCTTCAGGAATTGAGCCTTTATTCTCGGTGGGATACCTGCGTCACGCCCTGGATACCACCCTGCTGGTCATAAATCCGATGTTCGAAGAGATCGCCAGAAAGAAGGGGGTTTATTCGACTGAGTTGATGTCCCGAATCGTGCGGGAAGGTTCGATCCAGAAGAATTCGGATATTCCTGAAGAGCTGAGGCGGCTCTTTCCGACGGCGCACGACATCACTCCTGATTTCCATATCAGGATGCAGGCGGTGTTCCAGAAATATGTCGACAATGCGGTGAGTAAGACCATTAATCTTCCTTATGACGCGACCCTTGAACACACACGTTCGGTCTTTCTCCTGGCGCACAAGTTGAAGTGCAAGGGAATCACCATCTATCGCTACGGCAGTAAGAAAAGACAGGCACTTGAACACAGTGCCGGAGATTATCGCACTGGATGTGCCGCAGGCGTATGCGATTATTAAAGAAAGAAGTTTAAAAGGAACAAAATATGAAATGGTTGACGACGAGAAGAATCAGCACCTTCACCGACAAACCATATGCAGGGAATCCTGCATGGGTGGTCACCGGTGCGGATAAGACGGAGAGCGAAAAGAAGCTTATAAAGCTGGCGAGTGAATTGAATCCTCTTTCAGATACTGTTTTTGTCTTTCCTGAGAAGGAGGGTGTTGATGTTTCCCTGCGTTTTTTCAGCCAGCTGGAAGAGATCAGTTTTTCCGGACACGGGACGATCGCTGCGTATCTCGGTGTTGAAGGAGAAAGTTTTTTCAAACTGACCGAGCCGATCACCCTGGTACGGCAGAAGACAAAAGCCGGGGTGCAGCATATCGAGTTGAGGGTGAAAGAGAAGAAGATCCAGCGGGTTACGGTATCTTTACCTCAGCCGCAGTTCATCAGTGTTCCCCTTGATATAAAGCAGATTGCGAGATCACTCAGCATCCCGCCGGTCAACATCATCGACAGTAAATTTCCGCTCGGAGTGGTCGCGCTGTCCGGAAGTACGGATATCATCGTACCGGTCGACAATTGTGATACCCTGTTAAATATTACACCCAATTTTCCACTTATGAAAAGTTATTGCGACCGTTTCCATATGACCGGCGTCGTGGTCTATTGTTTTGAGACGATGGAGAAAGACAACACAGCGCATATGCGCCATTTCGCACCTGCGGTCGGCATCAATGAAGACCCTGTTTCCGGAGCGGCGAGCGCCGGTCTGGGTTGCTATTTTATTCAGAACCGTATCGTCCCGATTGAGGAGACCACACGGATCATCATTGAACAGGGATATGCAATGCAACGGCCCGGTAAGGTTTATGTTCATGTCCATACGTTGAAGAATCAGATAATGAAGGTGACGTTCGGAGGGCAGGGGATTGTTACATTTGAAGGCAGAACCATGCTGCCCGATGAATAGATAATCGGTGCTTGTCACGCCTTGGATGTGACTCAAGAACCGGTTGTAAGGGGAGATTTGAAGTTCAAAGAAGATCTGACCCCATTGTGATTCTTGACAGGGCGATGATCGTGGATATAATTGCCTATGCGCGATATATGGGAAAGTAGAACTTCCTTTATTCTTGCATCCATAGGTTCAGCAATCGGTCTGGGTAATATCTGGCGCTTCCCATATGTATGTTATGCGAACGGAGGAGGCGCATTTTTAATTCCCTATCTTATTGCATTGCTGACCGCAGGTATTCCTTTAATGATTCTCGAATTTTCTTTAGGACACAGGATTTCAAAGCCGGCGCCGATTGCCCTCGGCAGTATCAAGAAGGGCTTTGAGGTTTTAGGCTGGTTCGCTCTGCTTATCGGGTTCGGTATCGTCACTTATTACGCCGTGGTGATGGGCTGGTGTTTCAATTACCTCGGTTTTTCGTTTAATTTCGCATGGGGACAGGATACACAGACATTTTTCTTTAATCAATTTTTGAAATTGTCCGAATCACCCATGCAGGTCGGCGGTGTCCAGTGGTTGATTGTCCTGGGACTTGTATTGACCTGGATATTCGTGATCGCCGCGATATGGAAAGGTCCGAAAACAGTTGGAAAGGTCGTCTATTTCACAGTCACTATTCCCTGGTTGATTCTCATCGTACTGGTGGTCAGGGGGATTACACTGCCCGGAGCACTTGAAGGATTGAAATATTATCTCACGCCCCAATTTAACGCCCTTCTTAATTATAAGGTATGGCTTGCCGCCTATTCCCAGGTCTTCTTTTCACTGACGATCGGGTTCGGTGTGCAGATAACCTATGCGAGTTTCCTGCCGGAAAAGGCGGACGTCGTGAACAACGCATTCCTGGTCAGTTTCGCCAACAACGCCACTTCTTTTGTCGGAGGTTTTGCAGTATTCTCAGTGCTCGGATACTACGCCCAGCAGACCGGTTTACCGGTGTCAGAAGTGGTGAAGTCCGGTCCTCACCTTGCATTTGTCACTTATCCGACGATCATCAGTATGCTTCCTTTTGCCGGCAGTATATTCGGAATTCTGTTCTTCCTTATGCTGCTCACCCTGGGTATTGATTCGGCCTTTTCCTTGGTTGAGGCGGGCGCCGCTTCGATCATTGACAAATTCAAATTGAAAAGAGTCCATGTAAATATCGGCTTTGGAATCATCGCGCTGTTTATCGGTATACTTTATACAACGAGAAGCGGTCTGTACTGGCTTGATATCGTGGATTACTTTATGAACAATTACGGCCTGCTGGTCGTCGGTCTATTGCAGTGTATCGCAATCGGCTGGTTTTATAATCATCGGGAACTTCGGGAATACGCCAACAGTAAATCGGATTTCACAATCGGCTCCTGGTGGGATTTTTGTATTAAATATCTCACCCCTCTTGTGGTCGGAATTCTCTTTATAACCAATGTTGTAGAGCGGGTGAAAGAGTCATACGGCGGCTATTCCCGTCTTGCTGAATTCCTCGGCGGCTGGCTTGTTTTGATCGTTTTCATCACCGCGGCGGTAATCCTATATAAAATGAAGAGGAGAGAATAATGCCTTTTTCCGCATGGATAATGTTGATAATCACCAGTGTGATTCTTTTCGGCGGAATTGTTCTGTGTCTTTTAAAGATCAGAAGGAAATAAAATAATAAGGAATACGGTTTTGTAGGAAAGGAGTTGTTATGAAGATAAAATTTTTCGGCCATGCATCGTTTTTAATCACATCGGAGAACGGCGTAAGAATCATCACTGACCCTTATAAACCCGGCTGTTTTGACGGCGGAATAAAATACGACAAGATTACTGAAGAAGCCGACATCGTGACGATTTCCCATGAACATGACGACCATAATGAAACGGATATAAACGGTGCTCCTGTTTTTGTCAGAGGTGCGGGAGCTCAGGATGTCAAAGGCATAAAGATTAAAGGGGTGGAGTTCTTCCATGATGAAAGCGGCGGCAAAGAACGCGGCAAGAATACGGTTTTTAATATGGAGATCGACGGTATGAATGTTGTACATCTTGGTGACCTCGGTCATAAACTGAGTTCCGGGGATGTGGATAAAATAGGTAATGTCGACGTCCTTCTTGTTCCGGTGGGAGGTTATTTCACGATCGACGCCGCTGCAGCCGATGAAGTCATTGCTCTTTTGAAACCGAAGGTCGTTATCCCCATGCACTTCAAGACGGAGAAATGCGGTTTTCCCATCGCCGGGATAGATGATTACATTAAAGATAAAGAGGTCAAGAGAGTAGACGGAGAATTTGAAATAAAGAAGGAAGATCTTCCGATAGATACATCGATTTATCTGCTCAATCCGACCAAGTAAACAAAAATATTCATTCAAAAGACATAACTAAAAGGAGGTTTGATGAGGGAGATTGAATATAACACGATAGTTGATACAGTCGCCCGTCTCTGCATGGAAGCGAACTATTTTCTGGGTGATGATGTCGTGAACGCCCTGAAACAAGCACTTACAAAAGAAGAATCAGAGGCAGGAAAGAATATACTGAATCAACTGCTTAAGAACGCCGAGATTGCAAAGACGGAGAAGATTCCGATCTGTCAGGATTGCGGTTTTGCCGTGGTCTTTGTCGAACTCGGCGAAGAGGTTTTCGTCAAAGGGAATCTATTCAATGCGATCAAAGATGGAGTGAGTAAGGGGTATACAGACGGTTATCTGCGGAAATCAATAGTCGCCGATCCGGTCCGTGGTAAAAACACCGGCGACAACACCCCGCCGATCGTGCATACGACATTCGTCCCCGGGGATAAGATTAAAATCACCGTGGCGCCGAAAGGCGGCGGCAGTGAAAATATGAGTGAAGTAAAGATGATGAAACCGGCTGACGGCATTGAAGGCGTCAAAAACTTCGTCGTGGACCGTGTGATGCGTTCGAGCTCGAACCCGTGTCCACCCACGGTCATCGGCGTCGGAATCGGAGGCACTTTTGAACATGTCGCCTTTTTGGCGAAAAAAGCCCTTCTGCGTGATATCGGACAGCGCCATCCTGATCCTTTTTATGCGGACGTCGAACGTGAACTGCTCGAGAGAATAAACAGTTTGGGAATCGGACCGATGGGACTCGGCGGTAGAACCACGGCACTCGATGTATTCATCGAGGTGCATCCACGACACATCGCTTCATTTCCGGTCGCGGTTAATACAAATTGCCATGCCGCTCGACATAAAAGCGCCGTTATATAAGGAGGTAATATGGCTGAACCAATTAGATTAAAGACACCCCTGACCGACGAGGATGTTGTAAAACTCAAGATAGGTGATAGTGTACTGCTGAGCGGTAAGATTTTGACCGGCAGGGATGCCGCCCACAAAAGACTTTATGAACTCGCCACCAAAGGTGAAGCTCTGCCGATTGAGATTAAAGGACAGATAATATATTATGTGGGACCGGCTCCGGCGAAACCCGGCTATGTAATCGGCCCGGCAGGCCCCACGACCTCATATAGAATGGACCCGTATGCGCCTCTTTTGATTAAGATGGGACTTAAAGGGATGATTGGAAAAGGGGTTCGTTCCAAAGAAGTGCGTGATGCGATGAAAGAGCACAAAGCAGTGTACTTCGCCGCAACCGGCGGGGCGGCTGCGTTGATTTCCAAAAACATCAAAGCCGTGAAGATCATCGCTTATGAAGATCTGGGAACAGAGGCGATAAGAGAACTCGAAGTTGAAGATTTTCCGGTGATCGTCGCCAATGATGCACACGGTGGAGACCTTTACGAAGAAGGTATAAAAAAGTTCAGGCGCTGATATTCTATTTAAGTACAGGAAGATACGAAAGCATAAAGATGAGGTAAGCTCCGAAGAGATAGAGCATTAAGAAATAGAACCACTCTTTCAGTTCCTTTGCAAAGACGGTGTAAAGAAGCGTCGTTGTTGAAAATATAATCGCACCGACAAACAAGCGGGGGATAAACAGGGCGTAGACCAGATATGATGACCCGATAATTAATCCGATGGGTAAACGGATTAATTCTCCTCCATTTTGTCGGGTCAATAAGGCGGGGATGGTTATGACCCCGGCTTTTTTGTCACCGGGAATATCCTGAATATCCTTGGCGATGAAACCGAGTGTTATTCCGATGATTGTCGGTACTAATATTGAATGGGGTATTTTATTGAGTGCTTTGGTACCGGTTATTATGGAATACCCGATTCCCATGGCAAGGACCGCAGCAACAGCAAGCACAAAACTTGATATTATCGGTATCCGTTTTAAACGGACCGGCGGGACAGAATATAATATACTGATTGCAATCAGGGTGAACATAATAAGGAATGAGACAAAACTGATCGTCAGTGCAAGGATGAATGAAAGGCACGTAATAACGATCGTCCACAATAGATAGTAATCGGGTGCAAGACCTTTGATAAGCGGGTTGTGGTGTCTTGTGAGTTCGTCGCCATCCCTGTCGAAGAAGTCGTTTATTGACGCTGCACCCTGGAAACCGAAGGCAAGGCTGAGCCAGATTATTACGATTCCCAGTTTATCAAATAGAAAGGGAAATTGTCCTTTTACCGTGACTCCGGCTTGATGCAGGGATAGGAGAAGTCCGAATAAGCCGAGACCGCCGTAAAAGAGCGCCCGTTCAGGCCGTAAAGACGACAGAATCAGTTTAAATTTCTTTTTATCGATAAGATAGTAATAAAGCATTGAAGTGATTACCAGCAGGAGCAAAAATATTGCGGCGAATTTTTGTGTATCCGAATATAATATCCCTCCGGTGATATATACATCTTCAGGTCTGTCAGCTGCGATGATCGTAGGCAAACCTCCGAATATGATGATGGTAAAATAGGTGATGAAGAAGGTAAGTATCGATAATAAGATTCTTCTTTTTTTAAAAAAGAGATAGAGCGAAATCATCAAACAGATCAGGAAAAAGATTATCCGCTGGCCAGGAGAACCGCCGTATTCTGTTATGGAGACGAACGGGTTCAGACTGTTAATGAGATATGGTCCGATACGGAGGGGATAGGTGATCGCGTAACCGCCGCCGATAATCCAGTCAATGAGCGGAACCAGGATGATAATACCGAAACCGAAGGAAAAGGTTTTGGTGACATCATCTATTTTAAGACCGTTGACCAGCGAAGTGATGATGACAAGCAGAAGAAAGAGTGAAAGATAGAATGAAGGATAATGGATGAAGTAGAGCACGATCGCCTTATATGAAAACGGCAGGTAACCGATGGTGTGGGCGGCTTCGAATATTCCTTCAAAGAAGACCCTTACGAATATCCAGGCGAAGATGATCAAAAAGGTGTTCTTGAGGCTCTGGGATTCGAGCTTTTTCAGAAATTTTGTAATGCCTTCCATATTTCCTTTGCTATGATCTTTGCAAGTTTCTCATGGCTGATTCCTGCGACAGGATATTCGTTATCAGCGATTATTACAACGGTATCCGCTGTTTTCTTTTCAACCCACTCGACAGTCAATAACGGAAATTCTTTTTTTATTGATGACAGGAGGTATTTTATCCGTCCGCAATTTTTACATCCTTCAGGAATGATTACCGTAATTGTTTGCGGCTTTTTAATGAACTCCAGAAATTTCGAGAATTGATTGTTTTCAATGACCATATTATACCTGGAAATATATATCAAGGGGACTTTTTGAGGCACGCCGAACGACCGGCTGATGCGGGATAAAACCGTTTCGCCTTCGGTTGCAATGTCGTGTTTAATTATCTGCAGATTATATATGGGTGAAAGTAAAGAGGTGATACTGTCGAGTACGGCGGGGGTTTCCTTTTTGTAGAATATTTCCAATGCTAAAGCAGGCCTTTTGCCCTGGGACAGAATTTCATCAGCCATACGGGCGAGTCGACTGTGTTCAGGCCCCTCATGCTTTATCGGCAGATATTCGAATGTTCCGTCTGCTAAATCCAACATTGTAATATAGCCCGTCTTGACGGGGACGATATGGTCGGATACAGTCTCCAGGGATTCAAAGGGTGCCACGATGAACAGATTATCTTTCCGGAATTTTTTCAATCGCTTCAACAGCGATCTGTCGGTCGTCGAAACAATATAGTATTCCGCTTTATTCTCGAAAAAATTGTCTGCCAGAACGGTGTGTGTGGAAGTGTAAAGAATTTTTTTGTCCTTGAAGGTTTTTATAAAAAAAGACGGGACGATTTTGCAATCCACGGATACCATGGGGGTTTTCAGGTGTAGTTTTTTGATTTCTGTAAGAAGGTTGCTTTCTCTGTCTCCGATACCCAGGGCATCATATCCTGCTTCATCCAGGATTTTCAAGAACACCGTATCATACTCCACCATTCCGGTCAGGTAATTACCGATATCGACTTTTAATCCTTCTTTATTCTGGAGAATATAGGCGCAACGGGTGAGCCCACCCGGCACCCCGGGACAACACGGTCTAATATTACCGTTGAAGTTGGTGGTAAAGTAGGCCTTGGGAATATTTATTATCCCAAGGCCTACCAGGAAGATAATCGTCATTACTATTTTATCAAGATGAATTTCCGGGAGAGATTGATTTCATCGGATGAAATAATGATGAAGTAAATTCCCGGCGGGATGCGGTTTGTCTCCCAGGAGATATTATGTTCACCCGCCGACAGTTCATTGTTCACGAGTGTCGTGACATTACGA
It encodes:
- a CDS encoding MBL fold metallo-hydrolase yields the protein MKIKFFGHASFLITSENGVRIITDPYKPGCFDGGIKYDKITEEADIVTISHEHDDHNETDINGAPVFVRGAGAQDVKGIKIKGVEFFHDESGGKERGKNTVFNMEIDGMNVVHLGDLGHKLSSGDVDKIGNVDVLLVPVGGYFTIDAAAADEVIALLKPKVVIPMHFKTEKCGFPIAGIDDYIKDKEVKRVDGEFEIKKEDLPIDTSIYLLNPTK
- a CDS encoding PhzF family phenazine biosynthesis protein, with product MKWLTTRRISTFTDKPYAGNPAWVVTGADKTESEKKLIKLASELNPLSDTVFVFPEKEGVDVSLRFFSQLEEISFSGHGTIAAYLGVEGESFFKLTEPITLVRQKTKAGVQHIELRVKEKKIQRVTVSLPQPQFISVPLDIKQIARSLSIPPVNIIDSKFPLGVVALSGSTDIIVPVDNCDTLLNITPNFPLMKSYCDRFHMTGVVVYCFETMEKDNTAHMRHFAPAVGINEDPVSGAASAGLGCYFIQNRIVPIEETTRIIIEQGYAMQRPGKVYVHVHTLKNQIMKVTFGGQGIVTFEGRTMLPDE
- a CDS encoding MetS family NSS transporter small subunit; the encoded protein is MPFSAWIMLIITSVILFGGIVLCLLKIRRK
- a CDS encoding sodium-dependent transporter — translated: MRDIWESRTSFILASIGSAIGLGNIWRFPYVCYANGGGAFLIPYLIALLTAGIPLMILEFSLGHRISKPAPIALGSIKKGFEVLGWFALLIGFGIVTYYAVVMGWCFNYLGFSFNFAWGQDTQTFFFNQFLKLSESPMQVGGVQWLIVLGLVLTWIFVIAAIWKGPKTVGKVVYFTVTIPWLILIVLVVRGITLPGALEGLKYYLTPQFNALLNYKVWLAAYSQVFFSLTIGFGVQITYASFLPEKADVVNNAFLVSFANNATSFVGGFAVFSVLGYYAQQTGLPVSEVVKSGPHLAFVTYPTIISMLPFAGSIFGILFFLMLLTLGIDSAFSLVEAGAASIIDKFKLKRVHVNIGFGIIALFIGILYTTRSGLYWLDIVDYFMNNYGLLVVGLLQCIAIGWFYNHRELREYANSKSDFTIGSWWDFCIKYLTPLVVGILFITNVVERVKESYGGYSRLAEFLGGWLVLIVFITAAVILYKMKRRE
- a CDS encoding Fe-S-containing hydro-lyase, which produces MAEPIRLKTPLTDEDVVKLKIGDSVLLSGKILTGRDAAHKRLYELATKGEALPIEIKGQIIYYVGPAPAKPGYVIGPAGPTTSYRMDPYAPLLIKMGLKGMIGKGVRSKEVRDAMKEHKAVYFAATGGAAALISKNIKAVKIIAYEDLGTEAIRELEVEDFPVIVANDAHGGDLYEEGIKKFRR
- a CDS encoding fumarate hydratase — protein: MREIEYNTIVDTVARLCMEANYFLGDDVVNALKQALTKEESEAGKNILNQLLKNAEIAKTEKIPICQDCGFAVVFVELGEEVFVKGNLFNAIKDGVSKGYTDGYLRKSIVADPVRGKNTGDNTPPIVHTTFVPGDKIKITVAPKGGGSENMSEVKMMKPADGIEGVKNFVVDRVMRSSSNPCPPTVIGVGIGGTFEHVAFLAKKALLRDIGQRHPDPFYADVERELLERINSLGIGPMGLGGRTTALDVFIEVHPRHIASFPVAVNTNCHAARHKSAVI